One genomic window of Eptesicus fuscus isolate TK198812 chromosome 6, DD_ASM_mEF_20220401, whole genome shotgun sequence includes the following:
- the NIBAN3 gene encoding protein Niban 3 isoform X2, protein MGGRPSSPLDKQQQQHLRDQVEALLRNFLPQYRVQLAASVLQQISRELVPQELAGCQLLHSKKLPRVREHQGPLTQLRGHPPRWQPTFCVLRGNGHLEWFSHREEYENGGRPLGSTALTGYAVLTSQREYLHLLDSLCPDSSGDHTQEEPDPLLETPVNFPLFLQHPFRRHLCLSAATAEAQRAWRLALQGGIRLRGTVLQRSQAPAAHAFLEAVRLYRQHRGHFGHDDMTLGSDAEVLTAVLMRELLPALRAQTQPGLRGAGRARAWAWTELLDAVHAAVLAGASAGLRAFQPEKDELLAALERTIRPDVDQMMRLRGRVAGKLRTEVQGPLESCLRRKVDAQLPRVSQTLLSIVEAALAAVQTLLAQGMDRLCRHLRANPSGARLRREVYSFGEMPWDPELMQTCFREAERSRGRLEQLVAPFGFLGARSLVFGAQDLAQQLMADAVATFLQLADQCLTRALDCIQAAQQLEKVRGRVLKKFQSDSGSAQRRFVRGWQLCIFLPFVLSQLEPRCKAELLEFEGDVLAVGSPALTIEGIYEDVIRGVLLQRIDGELKKALSASDVSCTLDGCSGVAWDQAGADEETEAQRGTCPKQPGSCTEVQPLCPLLPPRTLRS, encoded by the exons AAGCTTCCTCGAGTCCGTGAGCACCAAGGGCCCCTGACCCAGCTGCGGGGCCACCCACCCCGGTGGCAGCCGACCTTCTGTGTCCTGCGTGGGAATGGCCACCTGGAGTGGTTCAGCCACAGGGAG GAATATGAAAATGGGGGCCGTCCTCTGGGCTCCACGGCCCTGACAGGGTACGCCGTCCTGACTTCCCAGCGGGAATATCTCCACCTGTTGGACAGTCTCTGCCCAGACTCCTCAG GAGACCACACGCAGGAGGAGCCTGACCCCCTCCTGGAAACGCCCGTGAACTTCCCCCTGTTCCTGCAGCACCCCTTCCGAAGgcacctctgtctctctgcagccaCAGCGGAGGCGCAGCGAGCCTGGAGGCTGGCCCTGCAGGGTGGCATCCGGCTCCGTGGCACAG tcctacAGCGAAGCCAGGCCCCCGCCGCCCACGCCTTCCTGGAGGCCGTGCGGCTCTACCGGCAGCACCGAGGCCACTTTGGCCACGACGACATGACGCTGGGCTCGGACGCGGAG GTGCTGACCGCGGTGCTGATGCGGGAGCTGCTGCCGGCGCTGCGAGCCCAGACCCAGCCGGGCTTGCGGGGGGCCGGCcgagccagggcctgggcctggaccGAG CTCCTGGATGCGGTTCACGCCGCTGTCCTGGCCGGGGCCTCTGCAGGGCTCCGCGCCTTCCAGCCCGAAAAAGACGAGCTGCTCGCGGCCCTGGAGAGGACGATCCGCCCGGACGTGGACCAGATGATGAGGCTGCGGGGGCGCGTGGCAGGGAAGCTGCGGA CCGAAGTCCAGGGCCCCCTGGAGTCCTGCCTGCGCAGGAAGGTGGACGCGCAGCTGCCCCGGGTCTCGCAGACTCTGCTGAGCATCGTGGAAGCTGCACTGGCGGCGGTGCAGACCCTCCTAGCCCAGGGCATGGACCGCCTGTGCCGCCACCTGCGTGCGAATCCCTCGGGCGCGCGGCTGCGGAGAGAG GTTTACTCGTTTGGTGAGATGCCGTGGGATCCAGAGCTGATGCAGACTTGCTTCCGCGAGGCTGAGCGGAGCCGGGgccgcctggagcagctggtggCACCGTTTGGCTTCCTGGGAGCACGAAGTCTGGTGTTTGGGGCCCAGGATCTCGCACAGCAG ctcaTGGCCGACGCCGTGGCCACCTTCCTGCAGCTGGCCGACCAGTGTCTGACCAGGGCCCTGGACTGCATCCAGGCTGCCCAGCAGCTGGAGAAAGTCAGGGGGCGCGTGCTGAAG AAGTTCCAGTCGGACAGTGGCTCAGCGCAGAGGAGGTTCGTCCGCGGGTGGCAGCTCTGCATCTTTTTGCCCTTTGTGCTGAGCCAGCTGGAGCCACGCTGCAAAGCG GAGCTGCTTGAGTTCGAAGGGGATGTTCTTGCTGTGGGCAGCCCTGCCCTGACCATCGAGGGCATCTATGAGGATGTCATCCGGGGGGTCCTGCTGCAGAGGATCGATGGAG AACTGAAAAAGGCCCTCAGTGCCAGCGACGTATCCTGTACTCTGGATGGCTGCTCGGGGGTCGCATGGGACCAGGCGGGAGCAG atgaggaaactgaggctcagagagggactTGCCCCAAGCAGCCAGGCTCCTGCACTGAGGTCCAGCCGCTCTGCCCACTGCTGCCTCCAAGGACGCTCCGGAGCTGA